From a region of the Rathayibacter sp. VKM Ac-2804 genome:
- a CDS encoding Ppx/GppA family phosphatase gives MRLGVLDIGSNTVHLLLVDAHPGARPVPYRSHKRSLALVAYLDAEGDITEEGQRELISFVAEAHEVARRHRAEDLLAFATSAIREAGNGAAVLERVRTETGVHLQELGGEAEASATFLAVRRWFGWGAGSILDLDIGGGSFELSMGVDEVPELAVSVPLGAGRVTRDLLDGDPASATSVKAARKHAREVLAEPVRAFLALGTPDLVAGTSKTFRSLARIAGAAPSAAGPLARRELHLVDLRLWSSRLAAISAADRSALPGVSTLRAPQLLAGALVAEAAMEALHVETLVICPWATREGLIIRRFELLDAQLQRDEPQLSVML, from the coding sequence ATGCGACTCGGCGTGCTCGACATCGGCTCCAACACGGTCCATCTGCTGCTCGTCGATGCGCACCCGGGGGCGCGGCCCGTGCCGTACCGGTCGCACAAGCGCAGCCTCGCGCTGGTGGCCTACCTCGACGCGGAGGGCGACATCACCGAGGAGGGGCAGCGCGAGCTGATCTCCTTCGTCGCGGAGGCGCACGAGGTCGCCCGCCGCCACCGCGCGGAGGACCTGCTCGCCTTCGCCACCTCCGCGATCCGCGAGGCCGGGAACGGCGCCGCCGTGCTCGAGCGCGTCCGCACCGAGACCGGCGTGCACCTCCAGGAGCTCGGCGGCGAGGCCGAGGCGTCCGCGACCTTCCTCGCCGTGCGCCGCTGGTTCGGCTGGGGCGCCGGCTCGATCCTCGACCTCGACATCGGCGGCGGCTCCTTCGAGCTGTCGATGGGCGTCGACGAGGTGCCCGAGCTCGCCGTCTCGGTGCCGCTCGGCGCCGGCCGCGTCACTCGCGACCTCCTCGACGGCGACCCGGCGTCGGCCACCAGCGTGAAGGCGGCCCGCAAGCACGCCCGCGAGGTGCTCGCCGAGCCCGTCCGCGCCTTCCTCGCCCTCGGCACCCCCGACCTCGTCGCCGGCACGTCGAAGACCTTCCGCTCGCTGGCCCGGATCGCCGGCGCCGCTCCCAGCGCCGCCGGCCCGCTCGCGCGCCGCGAGCTGCACTTGGTCGACCTGCGGCTCTGGTCCTCCCGGCTCGCCGCGATCAGCGCGGCCGACCGCTCGGCGCTCCCGGGCGTCTCCACCCTCCGCGCCCCGCAGCTGCTGGCCGGTGCGCTCGTCGCCGAGGCCGCCATGGAGGCGCTGCACGTCGAGACGCTCGTGATCTGCCCGTGGGCGACCCGCGAGGGGCTGATCATCCGCCGCTTCGAGCTCCTCGACGCGCAGCTGCAGCGGGACGAGCCTCAGCTGAGCGTGATGCTGTAG
- the pyk gene encoding pyruvate kinase, with the protein MRRAKIVATLGPATSSYETIRAIIDAGVDVARMNLSHGSYDVHEGVYRLVRKAAEDSGRAVAIMVDLQGPKIRLGKFEGGPYPLAEGDVFTITTEDVLGTKELSGTTFKGLPDDVNPGDMLLIDDGKVAVRVTAVEGPRVITECVVPGNISNNKGINLPGVAVNVPALSQKDEDDLRWAIRLGADIIALSFVRNASDIVRVHEIMAEEGRKAPVIAKIEKPQAVDNLQEIIDVFDGIMVARGDLGVELPLEAVPIVQKHAVELARRWAKPVIVATQMLESMIESPRPTRAEASDVANAILDGADAVMLSGETSVGAWPVVTVQTMARIVESTEEHGLERIPPLGSKPRTQGGSVTLAAAEVAEFVEAKFLCVFTESGDSVRRMTRLRHGIPIIGFTPEPSVRRRMALNWGVQSYVTPRVNHTDAMFAQVDAVLLRENLAKAGDTVVVVSGSPPGRAGTTNDMRVHVVGSSSSSEPVENWDH; encoded by the coding sequence ATGAGACGAGCGAAAATCGTCGCCACCCTCGGCCCGGCAACGTCGTCGTACGAGACCATTCGTGCGATCATCGACGCCGGCGTGGACGTGGCCCGCATGAACCTCAGCCACGGCAGCTACGACGTCCACGAGGGCGTCTACCGCCTCGTGCGCAAGGCGGCCGAGGACTCCGGTCGCGCCGTCGCGATCATGGTCGACCTGCAGGGTCCCAAGATCCGCCTCGGCAAGTTCGAGGGCGGCCCGTACCCCCTCGCCGAGGGCGACGTCTTCACCATCACCACCGAGGACGTCCTCGGCACCAAGGAGCTCTCGGGCACCACGTTCAAGGGCCTGCCCGATGACGTGAACCCGGGCGACATGCTCCTGATCGACGACGGCAAGGTCGCGGTCCGCGTCACCGCCGTCGAGGGCCCCCGCGTCATCACCGAGTGCGTCGTCCCCGGCAACATCTCGAACAACAAGGGCATCAACCTGCCCGGCGTCGCGGTCAACGTGCCCGCGCTGTCGCAGAAGGACGAGGACGACCTCCGCTGGGCGATCCGCCTCGGCGCCGACATCATCGCGCTGTCCTTCGTGCGCAACGCGAGCGACATCGTCCGCGTGCACGAGATCATGGCGGAGGAGGGCCGCAAGGCTCCCGTCATCGCCAAGATCGAGAAGCCGCAGGCGGTCGACAACCTGCAGGAGATCATCGACGTCTTCGACGGCATCATGGTCGCCCGCGGCGACCTCGGCGTCGAGCTGCCCCTCGAGGCCGTCCCGATCGTGCAGAAGCACGCCGTCGAGCTCGCCCGCCGCTGGGCCAAGCCCGTCATCGTCGCCACCCAGATGCTCGAGTCGATGATCGAGAGCCCGCGCCCCACCCGCGCCGAGGCCTCCGACGTCGCGAACGCCATCCTCGACGGAGCCGACGCGGTCATGCTCTCCGGCGAGACCAGCGTCGGCGCCTGGCCGGTCGTCACCGTCCAGACCATGGCCCGCATCGTCGAGTCCACCGAGGAGCACGGCCTCGAGCGGATCCCCCCGCTCGGCAGCAAGCCGCGCACCCAGGGCGGCTCCGTCACCCTCGCCGCCGCCGAGGTCGCCGAGTTCGTCGAGGCCAAGTTCCTCTGCGTCTTCACCGAGTCCGGCGACTCCGTCCGCCGCATGACCCGCCTGCGCCACGGCATCCCGATCATCGGCTTCACCCCCGAGCCCTCGGTCCGCCGACGCATGGCACTCAACTGGGGCGTCCAGTCCTACGTCACGCCCCGCGTGAACCACACGGACGCGATGTTCGCCCAGGTCGACGCCGTCCTCCTCCGCGAGAACCTCGCGAAGGCCGGCGACACCGTCGTCGTCGTCTCCGGATCGCCCCCCGGACGCGCCGGCACCACCAACGACATGCGCGTGCACGTCGTCGGCTCCTCCAGCTCCTCCGAGCCGGTGGAGAACTGGGACCACTGA
- a CDS encoding glutamate synthase subunit beta, translating to MADPKGFLKVQDRELPKRRPVSVRLMDWKEVYEQGDTAVLRRQAGRCMDCGIPFCHKGCPLGNLIPEWNDLMWRGEGRQAIERLHATNNFPEFTGRLCPAPCESSCVLGINQPAVTIKQIEVSIIDQAFGNDWVQPHPPERLTGKTVAVVGSGPAGLAAAQQLTRAGHTVAVYERDDRIGGLLRYGIPDFKMEKKHLELRLNQMKAEGTRFRAGVDIGTDITWDDLRARYDAVVVATGAMVPRDLPIPGRDLAGVHFAMEYLVQSNHAIAGDRVFEQISAEGKHVVVLGGGDTGADCIGTAHRQKAASVTNLAIGTQPPSQRPDSQPWPMDPTVFEIASAHEEGGERVFLASTVEFLANEVGEVRAVRVAETEYLDGRRVPKAGTEREIPADLVLLALGFTGPESEHLAGQLEVPFTDRGNVVRGDRFETSVPGVFVAGDAGRGQSLIVWAIAEGRSVAAEIDRYLEGTTQLPAPVGPNDRGFTL from the coding sequence GTGGCTGATCCCAAGGGATTCCTGAAGGTGCAGGACCGGGAGCTGCCCAAGCGGCGCCCGGTGTCCGTGCGGCTGATGGACTGGAAAGAGGTGTACGAGCAGGGCGACACCGCCGTGCTGCGCCGGCAAGCCGGCCGCTGCATGGACTGCGGCATCCCGTTCTGCCACAAGGGCTGCCCGCTCGGGAACCTGATCCCCGAGTGGAACGACCTGATGTGGCGCGGCGAGGGCCGCCAGGCGATCGAGCGCCTGCACGCGACCAACAACTTCCCGGAGTTCACCGGCCGCCTGTGCCCCGCGCCCTGCGAGTCGTCCTGCGTGCTCGGCATCAACCAGCCCGCGGTCACGATCAAGCAGATCGAGGTCTCGATCATCGATCAGGCCTTCGGCAACGACTGGGTGCAGCCGCACCCGCCGGAGCGCCTCACCGGCAAGACGGTCGCCGTCGTCGGCTCCGGCCCCGCCGGTCTCGCCGCCGCCCAGCAGCTCACCCGCGCCGGGCACACCGTCGCGGTCTACGAGCGCGACGACCGCATCGGCGGCCTGCTGCGCTACGGCATCCCCGACTTCAAGATGGAGAAGAAGCACCTCGAGCTGCGGCTGAACCAGATGAAGGCCGAGGGCACCCGCTTCCGCGCCGGCGTCGACATCGGCACCGACATCACCTGGGACGACCTGCGCGCGCGCTACGACGCCGTCGTGGTCGCGACCGGCGCGATGGTGCCGCGCGACCTGCCGATCCCCGGCCGCGACCTGGCCGGCGTGCACTTCGCGATGGAGTACCTGGTGCAGTCGAACCACGCCATCGCGGGCGACCGCGTCTTCGAGCAGATCTCGGCCGAGGGCAAGCACGTCGTCGTCCTCGGCGGCGGCGACACCGGAGCAGACTGCATCGGCACCGCGCACCGCCAGAAGGCCGCCTCGGTCACCAACCTCGCGATCGGCACCCAGCCGCCGTCGCAGCGTCCGGACAGCCAGCCCTGGCCGATGGACCCGACGGTCTTCGAGATCGCCAGCGCGCACGAGGAGGGCGGGGAGCGCGTGTTCCTCGCCTCCACCGTCGAGTTCCTCGCGAACGAGGTCGGCGAGGTCCGCGCGGTGCGTGTGGCCGAGACCGAGTACCTCGACGGACGCCGCGTGCCCAAGGCGGGCACCGAGCGGGAGATCCCGGCCGACCTGGTCCTCCTGGCCCTGGGCTTCACCGGCCCGGAGTCGGAGCACCTCGCCGGTCAGCTCGAGGTGCCCTTCACCGACCGCGGCAACGTGGTCCGCGGCGACCGCTTCGAGACCAGCGTCCCGGGCGTCTTCGTCGCCGGGGACGCCGGCCGCGGCCAGTCGCTCATCGTCTGGGCGATCGCCGAGGGCCGCTCCGTCGCGGCCGAGATCGACCGCTACCTCGAAGGCACCACCCAGCTGCCCGCGCCCGTCGGGCCCAACGACCGGGGCTTCACGCTCTAG
- the gltB gene encoding glutamate synthase large subunit encodes MYDPAAEKDACGLAMVATMRGTAGHDIIDAALNALRNLEHRGAVGSDAGTGDGAGIITQIPDDFLRAVAAVELPPVGQYAVGNAFLPVDVFERERVKSTIAEMAREENLTVLGWRSIPVQPDEIGTLARAAMPAIEQLYVSSELTDAAGVPLAGLRLDRLTFRLRKRVERELEVYFMSLSSRTLVYKGMVTTLQLEPFYPDLSDERFTSKLALVHSRYSTNTFPSWPLAQPFRMIAHNGEINTVQGNRNWMRARQSQLKSAELGDLSPLFPIVSTGRSDSASFDETVELLTLAGRSLPHAIMMMVPEAWENQAAAIDQKRRAFYEYHSMLMEPWDGPAAIVFTDGDLVGATLDRNGLRPGRYVVTDDGLVVLASEIGVLDIDPAKIVRKGRLQPGRMFLVDTEQGRIVEDEEIKAQLADSGPFDEWLDKGRINLKDLPEREHIVHTPASVNRRQRTFGYTEEEVRLLLLPMAKAGAEPLGAMGSDTPVAVLSKRPRLLFDYFTQAFAQVTNPPLDSIREEVVTSLRLGLGPERNLLSAGAEHARQVVLDFPVIDNDELAKIQHIAPRPLSHITTTIRGLYRVDAGPRAMQDRLDAMCAEADEAIAAGAQFLVLSDRDSTKDLAPIPSLLMLAAVHHHLIRTENRMRVGLVVEAGDVREVHHVATLIGYGASAVNPYLAMETCEQLVRSGMISDLSPEKAVKNVIKALGKGVLKIMSKMGISTVSSYAGAQTFEAVGLSQVFVDQYFTGTASKLGGIGIDVVAEENAARHRAAYPEDGAVVAHERLAVGGEYQWRRDGAPHLFNPDTVFRLQHSTRNRRYDVFREYTKMVDDQALSLMTLRGMFTLDTEGRTPVPIDEVEPVESIVKRFSTGAMSYGSISPEAHETLAIAMNRLGAKSNTGEGGEDTERLLDPERRSAIKQVASGRFGVTSMYLTHADDIQIKLAQGAKPGEGGQLPPTKVYPWIARTRHATAGVGLISPPPHHDIYSIEDLKQLIFDLKRANPKARIHAKLVSQSGIGAVAAGTAKALADVILVSGHDGGTGASPVNSLKHAGTPWELGLAETQQTLMLNGMRDRVVVQVDGQMKTGRDVVIGALLGAEEFGFATAPLIVEGCIMMRVCHLDTCPVGVATQNPELRKRFNGKPEFVVNFFEFIAQEVREYLAQLGFRSIDEIVGHRELLDVNRAIEHWKASGLDLTPILVGPVFRAEEPRRHGRAQEHELEKHFDNELIRLAANVLDHRGTVVIDREIKNTERAVGTMLGHEVTVRYGENGLPADSITVNLRGSAGQSLGAFLPAGITLRLEGDSNDYVGKGLSGGQIVVRPDRRSTFDASANVIAGNVIGYGATQGTMFIRGMVGERFLVRNSGATAVVEGVGDHALEYMTGGLAVILGATGRNLGAGMSGGTAYIHDLRRELVNRDAIATGELTLSELGSADVEILRDLLERHVAETESTLAQGMLDDFDGTVSRFVKVLPRDFAAVLATRASAVEEGLDPDGDVVWGRILEVTGG; translated from the coding sequence ATGTACGACCCGGCGGCCGAGAAGGACGCCTGCGGTCTCGCCATGGTCGCCACCATGCGCGGGACGGCCGGGCACGACATCATCGACGCCGCGCTGAACGCGCTGCGCAACCTCGAGCACCGCGGCGCGGTCGGCTCCGACGCCGGCACCGGCGACGGCGCGGGGATCATCACCCAGATCCCGGACGACTTCCTGCGCGCCGTCGCGGCCGTCGAGCTGCCCCCCGTCGGGCAGTACGCGGTCGGCAACGCCTTCCTGCCCGTCGACGTCTTCGAGCGCGAGCGGGTCAAGTCGACCATCGCCGAGATGGCCCGCGAGGAGAACCTCACCGTCCTCGGCTGGCGCTCCATCCCGGTGCAGCCCGACGAGATCGGCACGCTCGCCCGCGCCGCGATGCCGGCGATCGAGCAGCTCTACGTCTCGAGCGAGCTGACCGACGCCGCCGGCGTGCCGCTGGCCGGGCTCCGCCTCGACCGCCTCACCTTCCGCCTGCGCAAGCGGGTCGAGCGCGAGCTCGAGGTGTACTTCATGTCGCTCTCGAGCCGCACGCTCGTCTACAAGGGCATGGTCACGACGCTCCAGCTCGAGCCGTTCTACCCCGACCTCTCGGACGAGCGCTTCACCTCGAAGCTCGCGCTCGTGCACTCGCGCTATTCGACCAACACCTTCCCGTCCTGGCCGCTCGCGCAGCCGTTCCGGATGATCGCGCACAACGGCGAGATCAACACGGTGCAGGGCAACCGCAACTGGATGCGCGCGCGCCAGTCGCAGCTGAAGAGCGCCGAGCTCGGCGACCTCTCGCCGCTGTTCCCGATCGTCTCGACCGGCCGCAGCGACTCGGCCTCGTTCGACGAGACCGTCGAGCTGCTCACGCTGGCCGGCCGCTCGCTGCCGCACGCGATCATGATGATGGTGCCGGAGGCGTGGGAGAACCAGGCCGCCGCGATCGACCAGAAGCGCCGCGCGTTCTACGAGTACCACTCGATGCTCATGGAGCCGTGGGACGGCCCGGCCGCGATCGTCTTCACCGACGGCGACCTCGTCGGCGCGACGCTCGACCGCAACGGCCTGCGACCCGGCCGGTACGTCGTCACCGACGACGGACTCGTCGTGCTCGCCAGCGAGATCGGCGTGCTCGACATCGACCCCGCGAAGATCGTCCGCAAGGGCCGGCTCCAGCCGGGCCGGATGTTCCTGGTCGACACCGAGCAGGGCCGCATCGTCGAGGACGAGGAGATCAAGGCGCAGCTCGCCGACTCCGGTCCCTTCGACGAGTGGCTCGACAAGGGCCGGATCAACCTCAAGGACCTGCCCGAGCGCGAGCACATCGTGCACACGCCCGCATCGGTCAACCGCCGCCAGCGCACCTTCGGCTACACCGAGGAGGAGGTGCGGCTGCTGCTGCTGCCGATGGCGAAGGCCGGCGCCGAGCCGCTCGGCGCCATGGGCTCCGACACCCCGGTCGCGGTGCTCTCCAAGCGCCCGCGGCTGCTCTTCGACTACTTCACCCAGGCGTTCGCCCAGGTGACCAACCCGCCGCTCGACTCCATCCGCGAGGAGGTCGTCACCTCGCTGCGCCTCGGCCTCGGCCCGGAGCGCAACCTGCTCTCGGCCGGCGCCGAGCACGCCCGCCAGGTCGTCCTCGACTTCCCGGTGATCGACAACGACGAGCTGGCCAAGATCCAGCACATCGCGCCACGCCCGCTCAGCCACATCACCACGACGATCCGCGGCCTCTACCGCGTCGACGCCGGCCCCCGCGCCATGCAGGACCGCCTCGACGCGATGTGCGCCGAGGCCGACGAGGCGATCGCCGCCGGAGCGCAGTTCCTCGTGCTCTCGGACCGCGACTCCACCAAGGACCTCGCGCCGATCCCCTCGCTGCTGATGCTCGCCGCCGTGCACCACCACCTCATCCGCACCGAGAACCGGATGCGCGTCGGGCTGGTCGTCGAGGCCGGCGACGTCCGCGAGGTGCACCACGTCGCGACGCTGATCGGCTACGGCGCCTCCGCGGTGAACCCGTACCTCGCGATGGAGACCTGCGAGCAGCTGGTGCGCAGCGGCATGATCTCGGACCTCTCGCCCGAGAAGGCCGTCAAGAACGTGATCAAGGCGCTCGGCAAGGGCGTCCTCAAGATCATGTCCAAGATGGGCATCTCGACCGTGTCGAGCTACGCGGGCGCGCAGACCTTCGAGGCCGTCGGCCTCAGCCAGGTCTTCGTCGACCAGTACTTCACCGGCACCGCCTCCAAGCTCGGCGGCATCGGGATCGACGTCGTCGCCGAGGAGAACGCCGCACGCCACCGTGCCGCGTACCCCGAGGACGGCGCGGTCGTCGCGCACGAGCGCCTCGCGGTCGGCGGCGAGTACCAGTGGCGCCGCGACGGCGCGCCGCACCTCTTCAACCCGGACACCGTCTTCCGGCTGCAGCACTCCACGCGCAACCGCCGCTACGACGTCTTCCGCGAGTACACGAAGATGGTCGACGACCAGGCGCTCTCGCTGATGACCCTCCGCGGCATGTTCACCCTCGACACCGAGGGCCGCACGCCCGTCCCGATCGACGAGGTCGAGCCGGTCGAGTCGATCGTCAAGCGCTTCTCCACCGGGGCGATGAGCTACGGCTCCATCTCGCCGGAGGCGCACGAGACCCTCGCCATCGCGATGAACCGCCTCGGCGCCAAGTCGAACACCGGCGAGGGCGGCGAGGACACGGAGCGACTGCTCGACCCCGAGCGCCGCTCCGCGATCAAGCAGGTCGCCTCGGGCCGCTTCGGCGTCACGAGCATGTACCTGACCCACGCCGACGACATCCAGATCAAGCTCGCCCAGGGCGCGAAGCCCGGCGAGGGCGGCCAGCTGCCGCCGACCAAGGTCTACCCCTGGATCGCGCGCACCCGGCACGCGACCGCCGGCGTCGGCCTGATCTCGCCGCCGCCGCACCACGACATCTACTCGATCGAGGACCTCAAGCAGCTGATCTTCGACCTCAAGCGGGCGAACCCGAAGGCGCGCATCCACGCGAAGCTCGTCAGCCAGTCGGGCATCGGCGCGGTCGCGGCCGGCACCGCCAAGGCCCTCGCGGACGTGATCCTCGTCTCGGGCCACGACGGCGGCACCGGCGCGAGCCCCGTCAACTCGCTCAAGCACGCGGGCACCCCGTGGGAGCTCGGTCTCGCCGAGACCCAGCAGACGCTCATGCTCAACGGCATGCGCGACCGCGTCGTGGTGCAGGTCGACGGCCAGATGAAGACCGGCCGCGACGTCGTGATCGGCGCCCTGCTCGGTGCCGAGGAGTTCGGCTTCGCCACCGCCCCGCTGATCGTCGAGGGCTGCATCATGATGCGGGTCTGCCACCTCGACACCTGCCCGGTGGGCGTCGCGACGCAGAACCCGGAGCTGCGCAAGCGCTTCAACGGCAAGCCCGAGTTCGTCGTCAACTTCTTCGAGTTCATCGCCCAGGAGGTGCGCGAGTACCTCGCCCAGCTCGGCTTCCGCTCGATCGACGAGATCGTCGGCCACCGCGAGCTGCTCGACGTCAACCGCGCCATCGAGCACTGGAAGGCGAGCGGGCTCGACCTGACGCCGATCCTCGTCGGCCCGGTCTTCCGCGCCGAGGAGCCGCGCCGCCACGGCCGCGCGCAGGAGCACGAGCTGGAGAAGCACTTCGACAACGAGCTGATCCGCCTCGCCGCGAACGTCCTCGACCACCGCGGCACCGTCGTGATCGACCGCGAGATCAAGAACACCGAGCGCGCCGTCGGCACGATGCTCGGCCACGAGGTGACCGTCCGCTACGGCGAGAACGGGCTGCCGGCCGACTCCATCACGGTGAACCTCCGCGGCTCGGCCGGGCAGTCGCTCGGCGCGTTCCTGCCCGCGGGCATCACGCTGCGCCTCGAGGGCGACTCGAACGACTACGTCGGCAAGGGCCTCTCCGGCGGCCAGATCGTGGTGCGGCCCGACCGCCGCAGCACCTTCGACGCGTCAGCCAACGTCATCGCCGGCAACGTCATCGGCTACGGCGCGACCCAGGGCACGATGTTCATCCGCGGGATGGTCGGCGAGCGCTTCCTGGTCCGCAACTCCGGTGCCACGGCGGTCGTCGAGGGTGTCGGCGACCACGCGCTCGAGTACATGACCGGCGGACTCGCCGTGATCCTCGGCGCGACCGGCCGCAACCTCGGCGCGGGCATGTCGGGCGGCACCGCCTACATCCACGACCTGCGCCGCGAGCTGGTGAACCGCGACGCGATCGCCACCGGCGAGCTCACGCTCTCCGAGCTCGGCAGCGCCGACGTGGAGATCCTGCGCGACCTGCTCGAGCGGCACGTGGCCGAGACCGAGTCCACCCTGGCCCAGGGCATGCTCGACGATTTCGACGGAACCGTCTCGCGTTTCGTCAAGGTACTGCCCCGCGACTTCGCCGCGGTGCTCGCGACGCGAGCATCCGCTGTGGAGGAGGGGCTCGACCCCGACGGCGACGTCGTCTGGGGACGGATTCTGGAGGTGACCGGTGGCTGA
- the lgt gene encoding prolipoprotein diacylglyceryl transferase: MPSPPEAWSQYDFTLFDRAFSIHTYAVCILVGIVVATIMTNARLKRRGAEPWVVLDIIIWAVPLGIIGARLYHVLTHPGDYFYAGADPWEIIRIWNGGNAIFGGLIGGAVGAWIGCRWTGVRFWTFADALAPGMLAAQAIGRLGNWFNHELFGLPTTLPWGLEIESSNPAFPVGLPAGTLFHPTFLYEILWNAVGIAVILLLERRLKLQWGTVFAAYLIWYGVGRVWFESIRIDPSEFFWGIRTNVWAALIAIVIGLVLVVIQRREHPGRETSAYRPGREWTPAPAAVEFEDVESDSDATTPSSGTDAEKSTVSRS, from the coding sequence ATCCCGAGTCCGCCCGAGGCGTGGAGTCAGTACGACTTCACGCTCTTCGATCGCGCGTTCTCGATCCACACCTACGCCGTCTGCATCCTGGTCGGCATCGTGGTCGCCACGATCATGACGAACGCCCGCCTCAAGCGCCGCGGCGCCGAGCCCTGGGTCGTCCTCGACATCATCATCTGGGCGGTGCCGCTCGGCATCATCGGCGCGCGGCTGTACCACGTGCTCACCCACCCCGGCGACTACTTCTACGCCGGCGCGGACCCCTGGGAGATCATCCGGATCTGGAACGGCGGCAACGCGATCTTCGGCGGCCTGATCGGCGGCGCCGTCGGCGCCTGGATCGGCTGCCGCTGGACGGGCGTCCGCTTCTGGACCTTCGCCGACGCCCTCGCGCCCGGCATGCTCGCCGCGCAGGCCATCGGCCGCCTCGGCAACTGGTTCAACCACGAGCTGTTCGGCCTGCCGACGACCCTGCCCTGGGGCCTCGAGATCGAGAGCAGCAACCCGGCGTTCCCGGTCGGACTGCCCGCCGGCACGCTCTTCCACCCGACCTTCCTCTACGAGATCCTCTGGAACGCCGTCGGCATCGCCGTCATCCTGCTGCTCGAGCGCCGTCTCAAGCTGCAGTGGGGCACCGTCTTCGCCGCCTACCTGATCTGGTACGGCGTCGGCCGCGTCTGGTTCGAGTCGATCCGCATCGACCCGAGCGAGTTCTTCTGGGGCATCCGCACCAACGTCTGGGCCGCCCTGATCGCGATCGTGATCGGCCTGGTCCTCGTCGTGATCCAGCGGCGCGAGCACCCCGGTCGCGAGACCTCGGCCTACCGGCCCGGTCGCGAGTGGACGCCCGCCCCGGCTGCGGTAGAATTCGAGGACGTCGAGTCCGACTCCGACGCAACCACTCCTTCTTCCGGCACCGACGCCGAGAAGTCGACGGTCTCCCGCAGCTGA
- the trpA gene encoding tryptophan synthase subunit alpha, with the protein MSGIGPSVAETVRRRNQESAGALIGYLPAGFPDLATSIDAAVALAENGVDAIELGLPYSDPVMDGPVIQEATQAALAGGFRLRHGFDAVREIRARVDVPVLVMTYYNPVLQYGVERFATDLAEAGGSGLITPDLIPDEGAEWIAASERLGLDRVFLAAPSSTDARLRATVEASRGFVYAVSTMGITGARADVDQAARTLVDRLRDAGSDSACVGVGVSTGDQVAEILAYADGAIVGSALVRALASGGVDAVAETARGLAEGTRPRA; encoded by the coding sequence GTGAGCGGCATCGGGCCGAGCGTCGCCGAGACCGTCCGCCGGCGCAACCAGGAGTCGGCGGGCGCCCTGATCGGCTACCTGCCCGCCGGCTTCCCCGACCTCGCGACGAGCATCGACGCCGCCGTCGCCCTCGCGGAGAACGGCGTCGACGCGATCGAGCTCGGCCTGCCCTACTCCGACCCGGTGATGGACGGCCCGGTCATCCAGGAGGCGACCCAGGCGGCCCTCGCCGGCGGCTTCCGCCTGCGCCACGGCTTCGACGCGGTCCGCGAGATCCGCGCGCGCGTCGACGTCCCCGTGCTCGTGATGACGTACTACAACCCCGTGCTGCAGTACGGGGTCGAGCGCTTCGCGACGGACCTCGCGGAGGCGGGCGGCTCCGGCCTGATCACGCCCGACCTCATCCCCGACGAGGGCGCCGAGTGGATCGCCGCCTCGGAGCGGCTCGGCCTCGACCGCGTCTTCCTCGCCGCTCCCTCCTCGACCGACGCGCGTCTGCGCGCGACCGTCGAGGCGAGCCGCGGCTTCGTCTACGCGGTCTCCACCATGGGCATCACCGGCGCGCGCGCCGACGTCGACCAGGCCGCCCGGACGCTCGTGGACCGACTGCGCGACGCGGGCTCCGACAGCGCCTGCGTCGGCGTCGGCGTGTCGACCGGCGATCAGGTCGCCGAGATCCTCGCCTACGCCGACGGCGCGATCGTGGGCTCGGCCCTCGTCCGCGCGCTCGCCTCGGGCGGGGTCGACGCCGTGGCGGAGACGGCACGCGGTCTGGCAGAGGGCACGCGTCCGCGAGCCTGA